The following are encoded in a window of Longibacter salinarum genomic DNA:
- the argC gene encoding N-acetyl-gamma-glutamyl-phosphate reductase yields the protein MSHSIALLHGAGYVGGELVKLLHSHPNLDLAAITSRTYAGEPVYQAHPALRGQVNLSFSDPTDLDLSDVDAVVVAAEHGRGMHLVPQLLASGFAGPIVDLSADFRLSSPAMYTEWYEETHVAPDLIDAFVYGLPELNAPYASETKLIANPGCYATGLALALAPLAAQNVKLSAHVTACTGASGSGASPSAATHFPDRDGNVRAYSVLSHRHTAEVQQSVGEHIDLSFVPVSGPWTRGIWGTIHLSWPAATAEAEVSEWFAAAYADAPCVRLSAGSLPELRPVVGTPFMDIGWHVLGEKLVVGFALDNLLKGAASQAIQNLNLLLGLPETAGLLASPSAMPSHKLAVSAG from the coding sequence ATGTCGCATTCCATTGCCCTCCTTCACGGCGCCGGTTACGTCGGCGGTGAACTCGTGAAGCTTCTCCATTCCCATCCGAACCTCGACCTCGCGGCGATAACGAGTCGCACCTACGCCGGTGAGCCGGTATATCAGGCGCACCCGGCGCTGCGAGGACAGGTGAATCTGTCGTTCTCCGATCCTACAGATCTCGACCTGAGCGACGTGGATGCTGTGGTGGTGGCAGCCGAGCACGGTCGCGGAATGCATCTCGTGCCGCAGCTCCTGGCGTCCGGGTTTGCCGGTCCCATCGTTGACCTCAGCGCGGACTTCCGGTTGAGCTCGCCCGCCATGTACACCGAGTGGTACGAGGAAACCCACGTCGCGCCGGACCTGATCGACGCCTTCGTCTACGGCCTCCCGGAGCTCAACGCGCCGTACGCGTCCGAAACCAAACTCATCGCGAACCCCGGATGCTACGCGACCGGTCTCGCGCTGGCTCTCGCTCCGCTCGCAGCGCAGAACGTGAAGCTTAGCGCTCACGTCACCGCATGCACTGGGGCGTCGGGGTCCGGCGCGTCTCCCTCCGCTGCCACGCACTTTCCCGATCGCGACGGAAACGTTCGAGCGTACAGCGTCCTCTCGCACCGGCACACGGCCGAAGTGCAGCAGTCGGTTGGCGAGCACATCGACCTGTCGTTCGTGCCGGTCAGCGGACCGTGGACGCGCGGCATCTGGGGCACGATTCACCTCTCATGGCCGGCGGCGACTGCGGAAGCTGAGGTGTCTGAGTGGTTCGCCGCGGCCTACGCGGATGCGCCCTGCGTCCGCCTCTCCGCTGGTTCGTTGCCCGAACTGCGGCCGGTGGTCGGCACCCCGTTCATGGACATCGGATGGCATGTTTTGGGCGAGAAACTGGTCGTCGGGTTTGCGCTGGACAATCTGCTGAAGGGGGCGGCGAGCCAGGCGATTCAGAACCTGAATCTGCTCCTGGGACTCCCGGAAACTGCCGGCTTGCTTGCCTCACCGTCCGCGATGCCGTCCCACAAACTCGCCGTCTCTGCAGGGTGA
- a CDS encoding alpha-amylase family glycosyl hydrolase, which yields MSDWWRHGIVYQVYPRSFQDTNGDGVGDLPGITDRLPYLAQLGVDAVWISPIYLSPMADFGYDVADYTDVHELFGTLDDADRLIETAHDLGLKVILDYVVNHSSDQHPWFQESRSSRDNPKRDWYFWKDPGPDGGPPTNWVSRFGGGSAWEFDEPTGQYYLHTYLAEQPDLNWGNEDLRNAMLDVLRFWMDRGVDGFRVDVAYRAKVAPQWRDNPPNPEWKPGMDPYEKLQETYTKNLPDAHVVGRMLRDVVDEYDDRVLIGEVTLPVDRLTAFYGEDANEYHLPFNFNLIHSEWTAEAVQQHVDAYERHVPESGWPNYVLGNHDQHRLAARVGPGQARVGYMLLLTLRGTPTLYYGDELGMLDGRIPPGMIQDPWELKTPDIGLGRDPARTPMQWSPALHAGFCPPDAEPWLPVGPKEDVVNVEVQRDQPASMLSLTKRLIRLRRKHPALHAGSYRSFDAPDGVFAYARSASTDDADRFVVVLNFTGETRTWSLAEGVHGKIKVSTRYGRQDEAVSGIVPLRPDEGVLICVDRSA from the coding sequence ATGTCCGACTGGTGGAGACACGGCATCGTGTACCAGGTCTACCCGCGCAGCTTTCAGGACACCAATGGTGATGGCGTCGGAGATCTGCCCGGGATTACCGACCGGCTTCCGTACCTCGCTCAGCTTGGCGTGGATGCTGTCTGGATTTCGCCCATCTATCTATCCCCGATGGCGGATTTTGGGTACGACGTTGCCGACTACACCGATGTCCACGAACTCTTCGGTACGCTGGACGACGCGGACCGCTTGATCGAGACGGCGCACGACCTTGGCCTGAAGGTGATTCTCGACTATGTCGTGAACCACAGCTCGGATCAACATCCGTGGTTTCAAGAGTCGCGCAGCTCACGGGACAACCCGAAGCGAGACTGGTACTTCTGGAAAGACCCCGGCCCGGACGGTGGTCCCCCGACGAACTGGGTGAGTCGCTTCGGAGGGGGGTCAGCCTGGGAGTTCGACGAACCAACCGGGCAGTACTACCTGCACACCTACCTTGCGGAACAGCCCGACCTGAACTGGGGCAACGAGGATCTCCGGAATGCCATGCTCGACGTGCTCCGCTTCTGGATGGATCGTGGAGTCGACGGGTTCCGCGTCGACGTGGCGTATCGGGCAAAAGTGGCTCCGCAGTGGCGAGACAATCCGCCAAACCCGGAATGGAAGCCGGGAATGGATCCGTATGAGAAACTGCAGGAGACGTATACCAAGAATCTCCCCGATGCGCACGTCGTCGGTCGCATGCTGCGGGACGTCGTGGACGAGTACGATGACCGCGTGTTGATCGGTGAAGTCACCCTTCCCGTGGATCGGCTAACCGCGTTCTACGGGGAGGACGCAAACGAATATCACCTCCCGTTCAATTTCAACCTGATCCACTCGGAATGGACGGCCGAAGCCGTGCAGCAGCACGTCGACGCATACGAGCGGCACGTGCCGGAATCGGGGTGGCCGAACTATGTGCTCGGCAATCACGACCAGCACCGACTGGCCGCTCGCGTCGGGCCGGGCCAGGCTCGCGTCGGATACATGCTCCTGCTCACGCTCCGGGGAACGCCAACCCTTTACTACGGCGATGAACTCGGCATGCTGGATGGACGCATCCCGCCGGGGATGATCCAAGACCCGTGGGAGCTCAAAACTCCAGATATCGGCCTTGGCCGCGATCCCGCACGTACCCCGATGCAGTGGTCTCCGGCGCTCCATGCCGGGTTTTGCCCGCCGGACGCCGAACCATGGCTGCCCGTCGGGCCCAAGGAGGACGTTGTCAACGTGGAGGTCCAGCGAGATCAACCCGCGTCGATGCTGTCACTGACGAAGCGTTTGATTCGGCTTCGGCGGAAGCATCCGGCGCTCCACGCGGGCAGCTACCGGTCCTTCGACGCTCCAGACGGTGTGTTTGCCTACGCTCGCAGTGCCTCAACCGACGATGCCGATCGGTTCGTCGTCGTTCTGAATTTTACAGGCGAAACCCGCACCTGGTCGTTAGCAGAAGGTGTGCATGGTAAAATCAAGGTCAGCACACGATATGGACGACAGGACGAGGCGGTAAGCGGCATCGTCCCGTTGCGCCCGGATGAAGGCGTCCTTATCTGTGTCGACCGGTCGGCCTGA
- a CDS encoding NAD(P)/FAD-dependent oxidoreductase has product MNNTVNGDLPDVNGDVQRAEHSLTGDTGRPHVVVIGAGFAGLDVAKELTDTECDVTLVDRNNYHKFQPLLYEVAMAGLEPDDIAHNVRHIFQDADNVTFRLGTVCGIDADGQRVEIRGSDPIAYDYLVMAAGAVSNDFGIDGVKEHGFPLKNVPDAVSLRNHVLRQFERYDRNPNAVEEGALNFVIVGGGPTGVEMAGALVELFDTLNEDFQSFDTREVARCILLEMEDHLLPPYEPSLRQYTRKVLERRGVEVRTGTVVDRVTEKAVMLKDGTRIPTQTLVWAAGVQASPVAGFVDAAHARDGRLIVNPDLSVADRPNVFAVGDMAAMKDEEDSDSFYPQLAQVAMQSGRHAARQILNRIRERETEAFSYTDLGQMATIGRNAAVAELPGGIKLKGFLAWVIWVFIHIAKLVGFRNRLSAFINWGYNYFTYSRSARLILDMVPIDDDIPLEVEEVDQKIRQRLKEVEA; this is encoded by the coding sequence ATGAATAATACAGTCAACGGCGATCTGCCAGACGTGAACGGTGATGTTCAGAGAGCTGAACATTCGCTGACGGGCGACACCGGCCGGCCGCACGTTGTCGTCATCGGTGCGGGATTCGCTGGGTTGGATGTTGCGAAAGAGCTGACCGACACGGAGTGCGACGTCACGCTCGTCGATCGAAACAACTACCACAAATTCCAGCCTCTGTTGTATGAAGTCGCGATGGCGGGGCTAGAGCCGGACGACATCGCGCACAACGTGCGTCACATTTTCCAGGACGCTGACAACGTCACCTTTCGGCTCGGCACGGTCTGCGGAATTGATGCGGACGGGCAAAGGGTCGAGATCCGCGGTTCCGATCCGATTGCCTACGATTACCTCGTGATGGCGGCGGGAGCGGTGAGCAATGACTTCGGCATTGATGGCGTGAAGGAGCACGGTTTTCCGCTCAAGAACGTCCCGGATGCGGTGAGCCTCCGCAATCACGTTTTGCGGCAGTTCGAACGGTATGACCGTAATCCGAACGCGGTGGAGGAGGGGGCTCTCAACTTTGTCATTGTGGGCGGAGGGCCGACCGGCGTGGAGATGGCGGGCGCGCTCGTCGAACTTTTCGATACGCTGAACGAGGATTTTCAGTCATTCGACACGCGCGAGGTCGCTCGCTGCATCCTGCTTGAAATGGAAGATCACCTTCTACCGCCGTATGAGCCATCACTGCGGCAGTACACGCGAAAAGTGCTGGAGCGTCGCGGCGTGGAGGTGCGGACGGGTACCGTCGTGGACCGCGTGACAGAGAAAGCTGTGATGCTCAAGGACGGGACGCGCATTCCGACGCAGACGCTCGTCTGGGCAGCGGGCGTTCAGGCCAGCCCGGTTGCTGGCTTTGTCGATGCAGCGCATGCGCGCGACGGGCGGCTCATCGTGAATCCAGACCTGAGCGTGGCCGACCGACCGAACGTATTTGCCGTCGGCGACATGGCGGCAATGAAAGATGAAGAGGACAGCGACTCATTCTATCCCCAGCTCGCGCAGGTGGCCATGCAATCCGGACGGCACGCGGCGCGGCAGATTCTGAACCGAATTCGGGAGCGCGAGACGGAAGCGTTTTCCTACACCGACCTCGGACAGATGGCGACGATCGGGCGCAATGCAGCGGTCGCCGAGTTGCCCGGTGGAATCAAGCTTAAAGGCTTTCTGGCCTGGGTCATCTGGGTCTTCATCCATATCGCCAAGCTGGTCGGCTTTCGAAATCGACTCAGCGCCTTCATCAACTGGGGCTACAACTACTTTACGTACAGCCGCTCGGCCCGTCTCATCCTCGACATGGTCCCGATTGACGACGACATTCCCCTGGAGGTCGAAGAAGTCGACCAGAAAATCCGACAACGGCTCAAGGAGGTTGAGGCGTAG
- a CDS encoding D-alanine--D-alanine ligase family protein, translating to MSDTALTVGVVLGGVAPEHEVSIISALQAAAALDRSKYEPVPLYIAKDGMWYTGDHLLDVEAYRDIDELRETAIPLALFPGPHGTLECVEVRDGGALSHLTRPPRRFSIDVVLPGLHGGAGENGGVQGLCETFNVPYTGSGIFGSAIGMDKVLSKHLCQEVGIPVVDFVAFYEHEWAHREEDGLDRCEKEVGYPAIVKPARGGSSIGIMRAEDREQLDAAIEDAFRYDDKVVVERAVQELREINCSLLGDGTHVEPSVLEEPVASDDDEVLTFQDKYMREDDGGVKGGDKVDGPGPEGMASLDRIIPADLSDERTQEIQDLAIRIFRLFECAGVARIDFMIDEATDELFFNEINTIPGSFSFYLWDPSGVPFDELMDRMIQIARKQHREKNGRVRTYDVNLLAERSLSGLKGAKGE from the coding sequence ATGTCCGATACGGCTCTTACGGTAGGTGTCGTCCTTGGAGGCGTCGCCCCCGAGCACGAAGTCTCCATCATTTCAGCATTGCAGGCCGCAGCGGCGCTCGACCGTTCGAAGTACGAGCCCGTTCCGCTTTACATCGCGAAGGACGGTATGTGGTACACCGGCGACCACTTGCTCGATGTCGAGGCGTACCGGGATATCGATGAACTGCGCGAAACAGCGATCCCGCTGGCTCTTTTTCCGGGTCCACATGGCACGCTCGAATGTGTAGAAGTCCGGGACGGAGGGGCGTTATCGCATTTGACGCGGCCCCCACGCCGATTCTCGATTGATGTCGTTCTTCCCGGCCTCCACGGCGGCGCCGGTGAGAACGGCGGAGTGCAGGGACTGTGCGAGACGTTTAATGTACCGTACACCGGAAGCGGAATCTTCGGTTCGGCGATCGGCATGGACAAAGTGCTCTCGAAGCACCTGTGTCAAGAAGTGGGCATCCCGGTTGTGGACTTTGTAGCATTTTACGAGCACGAGTGGGCCCACCGGGAGGAGGACGGGCTGGACCGGTGCGAGAAGGAGGTCGGCTATCCGGCGATTGTGAAGCCGGCGCGCGGAGGGTCGTCGATCGGGATCATGCGGGCAGAAGATCGCGAACAGCTGGATGCGGCGATCGAGGACGCGTTTCGGTACGACGATAAGGTCGTTGTCGAACGGGCCGTGCAGGAGCTTCGAGAGATCAACTGCTCGCTTTTGGGCGATGGAACGCATGTCGAGCCGAGCGTGCTGGAGGAGCCCGTCGCGTCTGATGACGACGAGGTGCTAACCTTTCAGGACAAGTACATGCGAGAGGATGATGGCGGGGTAAAAGGCGGAGACAAGGTCGACGGCCCCGGCCCGGAAGGCATGGCATCGCTCGACCGCATCATTCCGGCGGATCTGTCAGATGAGCGCACGCAGGAGATTCAGGATCTCGCCATCCGTATCTTCCGGCTGTTCGAATGTGCCGGTGTCGCACGCATCGACTTCATGATCGACGAGGCGACCGACGAGCTGTTCTTTAACGAGATCAACACGATCCCCGGCTCGTTCTCATTTTACCTCTGGGATCCGTCCGGCGTGCCGTTCGATGAGCTCATGGACCGCATGATCCAGATTGCGCGGAAGCAACACCGGGAGAAAAATGGTCGGGTTCGGACGTATGACGTCAACCTTCTGGCTGAGCGTAGTCTCTCAGGTCTGAAGGGCGCGAAAGGGGAATAG
- the argG gene encoding argininosuccinate synthase → MSIILAFSGGLDTSFCVPYLKETYDTPVHTVTVDTGGLRPGDAEAIVQRAEDLGAASHSLVDGKAALYEDHLSYLIQGNVKRGGVYPLCVGPERVVQARVMVQAAAELGATAIAHGSTGAGNDQVRFDVATQILSRAMLGKELDVLAPVRSLGLTREASTAYLEERGFDVPSSTTDYSINRGLWGTTVGGAETLTTHGPLPDSAYPDTTAPKDAPDEPLTLKISFEKGLPVAVNGEAMDGVSLVEHLNEVGGQHGVGRDIHVGDTILGIKGRVGFEAPAAEILITAHRELEKLVLSKWQQVKKDELAQFYGMLLHEAQYFDPVMRDIEAHLTSSQETVDGTVTLELYKGVARVLGADSSNSLFNASLATYGEENALWDGRDAEGFTRLAGVQSLLAAEVHSSSTSPSGGDGALAPLAKAEPR, encoded by the coding sequence ATGTCTATCATTCTCGCATTCAGCGGAGGACTCGACACGTCCTTCTGCGTCCCATATCTGAAGGAAACGTACGATACGCCGGTCCACACGGTCACGGTGGACACCGGCGGGCTGCGACCGGGCGATGCAGAGGCGATTGTACAGCGTGCAGAAGACCTCGGCGCAGCGAGTCACTCCCTTGTCGATGGTAAGGCGGCGCTCTACGAGGATCACCTCTCTTATCTCATTCAGGGCAATGTCAAGCGCGGGGGCGTCTACCCTCTGTGCGTGGGACCCGAGCGGGTCGTTCAGGCACGGGTGATGGTGCAGGCCGCCGCTGAACTCGGTGCCACCGCCATCGCGCACGGCTCCACCGGCGCCGGCAACGACCAGGTCCGGTTTGACGTCGCCACGCAGATCCTGAGCCGGGCGATGCTGGGGAAAGAGCTCGACGTGCTCGCTCCCGTTCGGTCTCTCGGGCTCACCCGGGAAGCTTCCACGGCCTACCTGGAGGAACGGGGATTCGACGTTCCCTCCTCGACGACCGACTATTCCATCAACCGGGGGCTCTGGGGCACGACCGTGGGTGGGGCGGAGACGCTCACGACGCACGGACCGCTACCCGACAGCGCCTATCCCGACACCACGGCACCGAAAGACGCGCCGGACGAGCCACTCACACTGAAGATTTCTTTCGAGAAGGGGTTGCCCGTCGCCGTCAATGGAGAAGCGATGGACGGCGTCTCGCTCGTTGAGCATCTGAACGAGGTGGGAGGTCAGCACGGGGTCGGGCGGGACATCCACGTCGGCGACACCATTCTCGGCATCAAAGGGCGGGTCGGATTCGAAGCACCCGCCGCGGAGATCCTCATCACCGCCCACCGGGAGCTGGAGAAACTCGTGCTCTCGAAGTGGCAGCAGGTCAAGAAAGATGAGCTCGCGCAGTTCTACGGGATGCTTTTGCACGAAGCGCAGTACTTCGATCCGGTCATGCGCGACATCGAGGCGCATCTCACATCGTCGCAAGAGACCGTCGACGGGACGGTGACTCTGGAACTCTACAAAGGCGTTGCCCGCGTCCTCGGGGCGGATAGTTCGAACTCGCTCTTCAACGCCTCCCTCGCCACGTACGGGGAGGAAAATGCGCTCTGGGATGGGCGCGACGCGGAGGGGTTCACCCGACTTGCCGGGGTTCAGTCGCTATTGGCGGCGGAGGTCCACTCGTCTTCCACATCGCCCTCGGGTGGCGACGGGGCGCTGGCGCCGCTCGCAAAGGCCGAGCCGCGATAG
- a CDS encoding metallophosphoesterase family protein, with protein sequence MRLAIISDIHSNLEALQTALRAIERVGVDRMYCLGDVVGYNANPVECMHLVAEHCDGVVVGNHDLAVATGDGIEQLPPDAQKAARHNQELLSDTHREEILSWPDEIVEHDCTFVHATPDEPRAWKRINSFPAAKRQFEHFDTPVCFVGHTHVPSVVSDRLGVLKVRPGHRFMINPGSIGQPRDNNPKLSFALFDTASMQYRNVRLDYDMETTARKLQAAGLPDRLAHRLLEGA encoded by the coding sequence GTGCGTCTAGCCATCATCTCCGACATTCACTCGAACCTGGAAGCCCTGCAAACGGCGCTCCGGGCCATCGAGCGCGTCGGCGTCGACCGAATGTACTGTCTCGGTGATGTCGTCGGCTATAACGCCAACCCGGTCGAGTGCATGCATCTCGTCGCCGAGCACTGCGACGGTGTGGTGGTCGGCAACCACGACCTCGCAGTCGCTACGGGGGACGGCATCGAGCAGTTGCCACCGGACGCTCAGAAGGCAGCGCGGCATAATCAAGAGCTCCTCAGTGATACACACAGGGAGGAAATTCTGTCGTGGCCGGATGAAATTGTTGAGCACGACTGCACCTTCGTCCACGCCACACCGGACGAACCCCGAGCGTGGAAGCGCATCAATTCGTTTCCCGCAGCAAAGCGCCAGTTCGAGCACTTCGACACACCTGTGTGTTTCGTCGGCCACACCCACGTCCCGAGCGTCGTGTCGGACCGTCTCGGCGTACTGAAAGTTCGGCCCGGACACCGGTTCATGATCAACCCAGGCAGCATCGGGCAACCGCGAGACAACAATCCGAAGCTCAGCTTTGCGCTGTTCGACACGGCGTCGATGCAGTACCGGAACGTCCGGTTGGACTACGACATGGAGACGACGGCACGCAAGCTACAGGCCGCCGGGCTTCCAGATCGCCTAGCCCACCGACTCCTCGAAGGCGCGTAA
- a CDS encoding serine/threonine protein kinase has protein sequence MYAVVAVPLNRPEVRDFLQSAADHEEARGTLVEVIGQRPTRDAMDAWARSLDELPTHVAPEDAIGPLLSIDSPHTHLRRVPTDRLIPSHFLDDPDFISLNLGGWTPIYFGVVGVGDSNMLGSDAPDPFLQHAETLTRYGKNIAAFGAEREHVVERVQEELDAPLTAIIGGIVRLNALDRETGFAPEQQIPLLVAAIDDRQSLRTADGIPIPQPLLCDALLDRLVRVEQSRRDVAARGDEDAVERHAVQQQKWAAEYDVHIILKGEYVAGRHRRSTICLVPSLGIVIKQPGPEPFHDINLGARTYDGKPENWPVLEKNGAVVTPRGRVRIVLEENVVPRLHAAFNHDVRFSALLGFIIEDHVPGPTLQEYIENDSSRMTEDLYRRVLTTQHVCEALGVNNPDWHSANFIVNEETGDLMHIDWGAARPLPEGDRTEADRDQRIEQVRNFAYSFHDDAIAEQVQDLHEKITSAPEHMRSIRQSAENLAANV, from the coding sequence ATGTACGCCGTTGTCGCCGTTCCGCTCAACCGCCCGGAGGTGCGAGACTTTCTTCAGTCGGCTGCCGACCACGAGGAGGCTCGAGGTACGCTCGTCGAGGTGATCGGGCAGCGACCGACGCGCGACGCGATGGATGCCTGGGCCCGCTCGCTAGACGAGCTACCGACGCACGTAGCCCCCGAAGACGCCATCGGTCCGCTGCTATCGATTGATTCGCCGCATACCCATCTCCGTCGCGTTCCCACCGACCGGTTGATCCCATCTCATTTTCTGGACGATCCCGACTTTATTTCGCTCAATCTCGGCGGCTGGACACCGATTTACTTTGGTGTGGTCGGTGTTGGTGATTCAAACATGTTGGGCAGCGATGCTCCGGACCCGTTCCTTCAGCATGCCGAAACCCTTACGCGATACGGAAAGAACATCGCCGCATTCGGGGCAGAGCGCGAGCATGTGGTCGAGCGAGTCCAGGAGGAACTAGATGCGCCTCTTACGGCCATCATTGGAGGGATCGTTCGTCTGAACGCTCTCGACCGAGAGACGGGCTTTGCTCCCGAGCAGCAGATTCCTCTCCTGGTAGCCGCAATCGACGATAGACAATCACTTCGAACCGCCGACGGCATACCGATTCCGCAACCGCTCCTATGCGACGCGCTCCTGGACCGACTCGTGCGTGTCGAACAATCCCGGCGCGACGTGGCGGCGCGAGGGGACGAAGATGCCGTCGAACGACACGCCGTGCAGCAACAAAAATGGGCTGCCGAATATGACGTGCACATCATTCTCAAGGGAGAGTATGTCGCAGGACGTCACCGCCGCAGCACAATTTGCCTAGTCCCATCCCTTGGTATCGTCATCAAACAGCCTGGACCCGAGCCCTTCCACGACATCAACCTGGGGGCGCGCACCTATGATGGCAAGCCGGAGAACTGGCCGGTCCTTGAGAAAAACGGTGCCGTGGTGACGCCGCGCGGCCGGGTCCGTATCGTTCTTGAGGAAAACGTTGTGCCTCGCCTTCATGCCGCATTTAACCACGACGTTCGATTCTCCGCACTTCTGGGTTTTATCATCGAAGATCACGTGCCCGGCCCGACCCTTCAGGAGTACATCGAAAACGATTCGAGTCGTATGACCGAAGACCTCTACCGCCGCGTCTTAACCACACAGCACGTCTGCGAGGCTCTCGGGGTCAACAACCCGGACTGGCATTCTGCCAACTTCATCGTCAACGAGGAAACGGGCGACCTCATGCATATCGACTGGGGAGCTGCACGTCCGCTGCCTGAGGGCGACCGAACCGAGGCCGATCGCGATCAGCGCATCGAACAGGTTCGCAACTTCGCCTACTCCTTCCATGATGACGCGATCGCAGAACAGGTGCAGGACCTCCACGAAAAGATCACCAGCGCCCCCGAACATATGCGATCAATCCGCCAGTCCGCGGAGAATCTTGCAGCAAACGTGTGA
- a CDS encoding dihydroorotase, protein MPADLLIRHGTILNPENGETRQADILIRDGRIEKIGASLDADVDVTVVDASGKMISPGWMDMHVHFREPGYEHKETVATGARAAAFGGFTSVACMPNTNPPIHTRDVVEFVLERAEDTPVHVHPIATVSKEREGVELAEMADLQEGGAVAFSDDGSPVQHAGLMRRALEYSSMLNAPIINHMEELTLNPEGHMHEGEVSARLGVSGIPALSEDVMIARDIEIAAATGGHVHVAHISTARGVALVREAKARGVNITSEVCPHHFTLTDEAVETTGFSTHTKMHPPLRSAADVDAIIEGLVDGTIDAICTDHAPHAPHEKDVEFNAAPFGILGLETAWGLTVRELVEPGHLSVAEAVRKLTVTPREIMNLPLPVMEEGATAELTIFDASTRWTFEETDIRSKSRNTPFVGEELIGRAFGIYSKGQWVPATREK, encoded by the coding sequence ATGCCCGCCGACCTGCTGATCCGTCACGGTACCATTCTCAACCCGGAAAACGGGGAGACGCGACAGGCTGATATTCTCATCCGCGACGGGCGAATCGAGAAGATCGGTGCATCGCTCGACGCGGACGTTGATGTCACGGTTGTCGACGCATCCGGGAAGATGATTTCGCCCGGGTGGATGGACATGCATGTTCACTTCCGTGAGCCCGGATACGAGCACAAGGAAACCGTTGCGACCGGCGCACGGGCGGCAGCCTTCGGCGGATTCACATCGGTGGCCTGCATGCCGAACACGAACCCACCGATCCACACGCGGGATGTCGTGGAGTTCGTGCTCGAGCGCGCTGAAGACACGCCGGTTCACGTTCACCCGATCGCGACGGTCTCGAAGGAGCGGGAGGGCGTGGAGCTCGCAGAGATGGCCGACCTCCAGGAAGGAGGCGCGGTCGCGTTCAGCGACGACGGGTCGCCGGTTCAACATGCGGGATTGATGCGACGGGCGCTTGAGTACAGCTCGATGCTGAACGCGCCGATCATCAACCACATGGAGGAGCTTACGCTCAACCCGGAGGGTCACATGCACGAAGGCGAAGTCTCGGCCCGTCTCGGCGTGAGCGGCATCCCGGCGCTGAGTGAAGACGTCATGATCGCTCGGGACATCGAGATTGCGGCGGCCACCGGCGGACACGTTCACGTTGCCCACATTTCCACGGCCCGGGGCGTGGCGCTTGTGCGGGAGGCGAAAGCTCGCGGCGTAAACATTACGAGCGAGGTTTGCCCGCACCACTTCACGCTTACCGACGAGGCGGTCGAGACCACCGGCTTTTCCACGCACACGAAGATGCATCCGCCGCTACGCAGTGCCGCAGACGTGGACGCGATCATCGAGGGGCTCGTCGACGGAACGATCGACGCAATTTGCACCGATCACGCGCCCCACGCCCCGCACGAGAAGGACGTCGAGTTCAATGCCGCACCGTTCGGGATTCTCGGTCTGGAGACGGCGTGGGGACTTACCGTTCGCGAGCTGGTGGAGCCGGGACATCTCTCCGTCGCGGAGGCCGTGCGCAAGCTTACTGTGACACCTCGAGAGATTATGAATCTGCCGCTGCCTGTGATGGAGGAAGGCGCTACGGCCGAACTGACAATTTTCGACGCGTCGACGCGCTGGACCTTCGAAGAGACGGACATCCGGTCGAAGAGCCGGAATACGCCGTTTGTTGGCGAGGAACTGATCGGCCGGGCCTTCGGCATTTACAGCAAAGGCCAGTGGGTGCCGGCGACGCGCGAGAAATAA